The Kluyvera intermedia genome window below encodes:
- a CDS encoding YfaZ family outer membrane protein, protein MKKSVLFSLVGLMFVSASASAISFNGQAGKDYTNLGFGMGTETSGLALTGNWTHNDDDGDVAGLGLGLNIPLGPFLATVGGKAIYTDPQDGDSGYAAAVGGGLQWKIGDSLRLFGEYYYSPDSLSSGIDSYTEANAGARFTLMRPISIEAGYRYLNLAGKDGNRDNAVADGPYVGVSAAF, encoded by the coding sequence ATGAAGAAGAGCGTGTTATTTAGCCTCGTGGGCTTGATGTTTGTCTCGGCGTCAGCGAGTGCAATTAGCTTCAACGGCCAGGCAGGTAAAGATTATACCAATCTGGGCTTTGGTATGGGCACTGAAACATCGGGCCTTGCGTTAACCGGTAACTGGACGCACAACGACGACGACGGCGATGTTGCAGGCTTGGGTCTGGGGCTGAATATTCCGCTGGGGCCATTCCTGGCTACAGTCGGCGGTAAAGCCATTTATACCGACCCGCAAGACGGTGATTCTGGCTACGCGGCGGCAGTGGGCGGCGGTCTGCAGTGGAAAATCGGCGACAGCCTGCGCCTGTTTGGTGAGTACTACTACTCTCCAGATTCACTCTCCAGCGGCATCGACAGCTACACCGAAGCCAATGCGGGTGCGCGTTTCACCCTGATGCGTCCTATCAGCATTGAAGCGGGCTATCGTTACCTGAATCTTGCGGGTAAAGACGGTAACCGTGACAACGCCGTGGCTGATGGCCCGTATGTTGGTGTGAGCGCCGCGTTCTAA
- the menE gene encoding o-succinylbenzoate--CoA ligase has protein sequence MMFATWPWRHWRTQRGDAPALRLDDETLSWSTLCQRIDQFAAGFQAQGVNVGDGVALCARNQPDAVLAWLALLQCGARILPLNPRLPSSLVCELLPGLTLHHILNLENGEHYSLAPLRCFATTGYTDVDWQAQRFASMTLTSGSTGLPKAAVHTCAAHLASAEGVLSLMPFSESDSWLLSLPLFHVSGQGIFWRWLLAGGQMVISEKPLLQALSGCSHASLVPTQLWRLLNDNQPLTLKAVLLGGAAIPAALTEQAAQQGIRTFCGYGLTEFASTVCARESNGGDDVGTPLPGRELRLVDGEIWLRATSMAAGYWRNGALIPLVNDEGWFATRDRGEMHHGNLRVIGRLDNLFFSGGEGIQPEEVERVIARHPAVTQVFIVPVDDIEFGQRPVAVVDAESPLNFSELSAWVKDKLAGFQQPCRWLLLPEEMKGTGIKVSRHQLALWVNAHKTL, from the coding sequence GTGATGTTCGCCACCTGGCCGTGGCGGCACTGGCGTACGCAACGTGGCGACGCACCAGCGTTACGTCTCGATGATGAAACGCTAAGTTGGTCGACGCTCTGTCAGCGTATCGACCAGTTCGCCGCCGGTTTTCAGGCGCAGGGCGTCAACGTCGGTGACGGCGTGGCGCTTTGTGCTCGTAACCAACCTGATGCGGTGCTGGCCTGGCTAGCGCTGCTACAGTGCGGTGCGCGAATTTTACCGTTGAATCCCCGTTTGCCTTCATCGCTGGTTTGCGAACTGTTGCCGGGATTAACCTTGCATCACATCCTGAATCTGGAGAACGGCGAGCACTACAGCCTCGCACCGCTGCGCTGTTTCGCTACCACCGGGTATACCGACGTGGATTGGCAGGCGCAACGCTTTGCCTCTATGACGCTTACCTCTGGTTCAACAGGATTGCCAAAAGCGGCCGTACACACCTGTGCGGCGCATCTGGCGAGCGCTGAGGGCGTATTAAGCCTGATGCCGTTTAGCGAAAGCGACAGCTGGCTGCTGTCTCTACCGCTGTTTCATGTTTCGGGGCAGGGTATTTTCTGGCGCTGGCTGTTAGCCGGTGGGCAGATGGTGATTAGCGAAAAACCGTTGCTACAAGCGTTAAGCGGCTGCTCCCACGCGTCGCTGGTGCCGACGCAGCTCTGGCGTCTTCTGAATGATAACCAACCGTTAACCCTGAAAGCGGTGCTACTTGGCGGTGCGGCGATCCCTGCGGCGCTTACCGAGCAGGCAGCACAACAGGGCATTCGCACTTTCTGTGGCTACGGTCTCACCGAGTTTGCCTCCACCGTCTGCGCGCGCGAATCCAACGGTGGCGATGATGTTGGCACGCCGCTGCCCGGCCGCGAACTGCGACTGGTTGATGGTGAAATCTGGCTGCGTGCCACCAGCATGGCAGCAGGTTACTGGCGTAATGGCGCGCTTATACCGCTGGTGAATGATGAAGGTTGGTTTGCCACCCGCGATCGCGGAGAGATGCATCACGGTAACCTACGGGTCATCGGCCGTCTTGATAACCTCTTTTTCAGCGGTGGTGAAGGTATCCAGCCGGAAGAGGTGGAGCGAGTGATTGCCCGGCACCCGGCGGTCACACAGGTCTTTATTGTTCCAGTGGATGATATTGAGTTTGGTCAGCGACCGGTGGCGGTTGTTGATGCCGAGTCGCCGCTGAATTTTTCTGAACTGTCTGCGTGGGTGAAGGATAAACTGGCTGGCTTCCAGCAACCTTGCCGCTGGTTGTTATTACCTGAAGAAATGAAAGGAACGGGGATCAAGGTATCTCGTCACCAGCTTGCATTGTGGGTTAATGCACATAAGACGTTATGA
- the menC gene encoding o-succinylbenzoate synthase, translating to MRSAQVYRWQIPMDAGVVLRERRLKTRDGLFVYLRDGERDGWGEISPLPGFSQETLDDAQSALLAWVTAWRQGENAPLPDVPSVAFGVSCALAELNDELPLAADYRASPLCTGDPDELVVKLAEMSGEKVAKVKVGLYEAVRDGMVVNLLLEAIPDLTLRLDANRAWTPLKAQQFAKYVNPNYRSRIAFLEEPCKTRDDSRAFARETGIAIAWDESLREADFRFEAEPGLRAVVIKPTLTGSLAQVKEQVAAAHALGLTAVISSSLESSLGLTQLARIAAWLTPQTLPGLDTLNLMQTQLIRCWPESALPCGAIEDMEPLL from the coding sequence ATGCGTAGTGCGCAGGTTTACCGCTGGCAGATCCCGATGGACGCGGGTGTAGTTCTGCGTGAACGGCGGCTGAAAACCCGCGACGGGTTATTCGTCTACTTGCGTGACGGCGAACGTGATGGGTGGGGAGAAATCTCCCCCCTGCCGGGATTCAGCCAGGAAACGCTGGACGACGCCCAATCGGCGCTGCTTGCCTGGGTGACGGCCTGGCGGCAGGGTGAAAATGCGCCCTTGCCCGACGTTCCTTCCGTGGCCTTCGGGGTTAGCTGTGCGCTGGCGGAGTTGAACGATGAGCTGCCGCTGGCGGCTGACTATCGTGCGTCACCGTTGTGTACCGGCGACCCGGATGAACTGGTGGTTAAGCTGGCTGAAATGTCCGGTGAGAAAGTGGCCAAAGTGAAGGTCGGACTGTATGAGGCGGTACGCGACGGCATGGTGGTTAACCTGCTGCTGGAAGCGATCCCTGACTTGACCTTACGTCTGGACGCTAATCGCGCCTGGACACCGCTGAAAGCTCAGCAGTTCGCCAAATACGTTAACCCGAACTACCGCTCCCGCATCGCTTTCCTTGAAGAACCGTGCAAAACCCGCGATGACTCGCGCGCCTTTGCCCGCGAAACCGGGATTGCGATTGCTTGGGATGAAAGCCTGCGCGAAGCTGATTTTCGTTTTGAAGCCGAACCCGGACTGCGTGCGGTGGTGATTAAGCCAACGCTGACCGGTAGTCTGGCACAGGTTAAAGAGCAGGTGGCTGCCGCGCATGCGCTTGGCCTGACGGCGGTCATTAGCTCCTCGCTGGAGTCGAGTCTCGGCTTAACTCAACTGGCGCGCATTGCCGCCTGGCTGACGCCGCAAACGCTACCCGGCCTGGATACGCTCAATCTGATGCAGACACAGCTCATTCGCTGCTGGCCTGAAAGCGCGCTGCCGTGCGGTGCGATTGAGGATATGGAGCCGCTGCTGTGA
- the menB gene encoding 1,4-dihydroxy-2-naphthoyl-CoA synthase gives MIYPDEAMLYAAAEWHDCSEGFTDILYEKSADGIAKITINRPQVRNAFRPLTVKEMIQAMNDARYDDNVGVIILTGAGDKAFCAGGDQKVRGDYGGYQDDSGVHHLNVLDFQRQIRTCPKPVVAMVAGFSIGGGHVLHMMCDLTISADNAIFGQTGPKVGSFDGGWGASYMARIVGQKKAREIWFLCRQYDAKAALDMGLVNTVVPLADLEKETVRWCREMLQNSPMALRCLKAALNADCDGQAGLQELAGNATMLFYMTEEGQEGRNAFNQKRQPDFSKFKRNP, from the coding sequence ATGATTTATCCTGATGAAGCTATGCTGTACGCCGCTGCCGAGTGGCACGATTGTTCTGAAGGTTTTACCGATATCCTTTATGAAAAATCCGCAGACGGCATTGCCAAAATTACCATTAACCGCCCGCAGGTGCGCAACGCGTTCCGTCCGCTGACGGTCAAAGAGATGATCCAGGCGATGAATGATGCACGCTATGACGACAACGTCGGCGTGATTATCTTAACCGGTGCTGGCGACAAAGCCTTCTGCGCCGGCGGCGATCAGAAAGTTCGCGGTGACTACGGCGGATACCAGGACGACAGCGGCGTTCATCACCTGAACGTGCTGGATTTCCAGCGCCAGATCCGCACCTGTCCAAAACCGGTTGTTGCTATGGTGGCGGGTTTCTCCATCGGCGGCGGCCACGTGCTGCACATGATGTGTGACCTGACCATTTCGGCAGACAATGCCATCTTCGGTCAGACTGGCCCGAAAGTCGGCTCATTTGACGGCGGCTGGGGCGCATCTTACATGGCGCGTATCGTCGGTCAGAAAAAAGCGCGTGAAATCTGGTTCCTGTGCCGCCAGTACGACGCCAAAGCCGCGCTGGATATGGGCCTCGTTAACACCGTGGTTCCACTGGCAGATCTGGAAAAAGAGACCGTGCGCTGGTGTCGTGAAATGCTGCAAAACAGCCCAATGGCGCTGCGCTGCCTGAAAGCGGCACTGAACGCCGACTGTGATGGTCAGGCGGGTCTGCAGGAGCTGGCGGGTAATGCCACCATGCTGTTCTACATGACCGAAGAAGGCCAGGAAGGGCGCAACGCGTTTAACCAGAAGCGTCAGCCTGACTTCAGCAAATTCAAACGGAATCCGTAA